The nucleotide window TTCGGGTGGTGCAGTTCGACGACCTCGACGGACTCGAACCAGGGCGCCGCGATCTGGGCGAACTTCATGGTCAGCACGGCCCCGATGGAGAAGTTGGGCGCGATGAGCACGCCGGTCTCCGGGGAGCCGTCCAGCCAGCCCTTCAGCTGCGCGAGGCGTTCGTCGGTCCAGCCCGTGGTCCCGACGACCGCGTGGATGCCGTGGCGTACGCAGAAGTCGAGGTTGCCCATGACCGAGGCGGGAGTGGTCAGTTCGACGGCGACCTGTGCGCCGGTCTCCGCCAGGGTCTCCAGCTTGTCGCCCCGGCTCAGGGCCGCGACCAGTTCCATGTCCTCGGCGGCCTCGACGGCCCGTACCGCCTCGGCTCCGATACGGCCCCGGGCACCGAGGACCGCCACGCGCAGCTTGCTCATTGCTTGGTTCCTTAACTGAGGGTGTTAGGCGACGGCTTCGTGCAGACGGGACGCCTGTTTGTCCTTGAGCGGGCCGATCACCGACAGGGAGGGGCGCTGTCCCAGGATCTCGCCGGCCACGGCGCGGATCTCGTCCGGGGTCACCATGGCTATGCGGGTCAGCATCTCGTCGACGGACATCTGCTCGCCCCAGCACAGCTCGCTCTTGCCGATGCGGTTCATGATCGCGCCGGTGTCCTCCAGACCGAGGACCGTGGAGCCGCGGAGCTGGCCGATGGCACGCTCGATCTCGTCGTCCGGCAGCCCGTTCTCGGCGACCCGGTCGAGTTCGTCGCGGCAGATCTTCAGCACGTCGTGGACCTGGGACGGGCGGCAGCCGGCGTAGACGCCGAAGAGGCCGCAGTCGGCGAAGCCGGACGTGTACGAGTACACGCTGTACGCCAGGCCGCGCTTCTCCCGGACCTCCTGGAAGAGGCGGGAGGACATGCCGCCGCCGAGCGCGGTGTTGAGCACGCCGAGGGCCCAGCGGCGCTCGTCCGTGCGGGCGAGGCCGGGCATGCCCAGGACGACGTGCGCCTGTTCGGTCTTGCGGCCGATCAGCTCGACACGGCCGGCCGTACGGAGGCTGCGGCGGCCGTCGCGCGGGTCGATGGGGGTGGCGTCGGCGCGGGTGAGGGCGCCCGCCTTCTCGAAGGCGGCCCGGACCTGGCGTACGACCTTGTTGTGGTCGACGTTGCCCGCGGCGGCGACCACCAGGTGCGTGGGGTCGTAGTGCTTCTTGTAGAAGCGGCGGATGCGGTCGGCCGTGAGGGCGTTGACCGTGTCGACCGTGCCGAGGACCGGGCGGCCGAGGGGGGTGTCGCCGAACATGGTGTGCGCGAACAGGTCGTGCACGCAGTCGCCCGGGTCGTCCTCCGTCATCGCGATCTCTTCGAGGATGGCGCCGCGCTCGACGTCGACGTCCTCTTCGCGGATGAGCGAGCCGGTGAGCATGTCGCAGACGACGTCGATGGCCAGGGGGAGGTCGCTGTCGAGCACACGTGCGTAGTAGCAGGTGTACTCCTTCGCCGTGAACGCGTTCATCTCGCCGCCGACCGCGTCGATCGCGGAGGAGATGTCCAGGGCGGACCTGCTACCGGTCCCCTTGAAGAGGAGGTGCTCCAGATAGTGGGTGGCGCCGTTCAGGGACGGCGTCTCGTCACGGGAGCCGACGTGGGCCCAGATACCGAAGGTGGCGGAGCGCACGGAGGGGAGCGTCTCGGTGACGATGCGCAGACCGCCCGGGAGGGTGGTCTTGCGGACCGTACCGATGCCGCCTGTGCCCTTGATCAGGGTTTGGGTACGGGCGACGGCCCGCGCCTCCGAGGAGGTGCGGGCCGTCGCCTTGGAGCTACGCGACGTCACTTGTCGGCGTCGTCCTTCTTCTCGTCGTCGTCGCCTTCACCCTCGATGACCGGGATCAGGGAGAGCTTGCCGCGCGAGTCGATCTCGGCGATCTCGACCTGGACCTTGGCGCCCACCCCGAGCACGTCCTCGACGTTCTCCACGCGCTTGCCGCCGGCGAGCTTGCGGATCTGCGAGATGTGCAGCAGACCGTCCTTGCCCGGCAGCAGCGACACGAACGCGCCGAAGGTGGTCGTCTTCACGACCGTGCCCAGGTAGCGCTCGCCGACCTCCGGCATGGTCGGGTTGGCGATGCCGTTGATCGTGGCGCGGGCGGCCTCGGCCTGCGAGCCGACCTGGGCACCGATGTAGATGGTGCCGTCGTCCTCGATCGTGATCTCGGCGCCGGTGTCCTCCTGGATCTGGTTGATCATCTTGCCCTTGGGGCCGATGACCTCACCGATCTTGTCCACCGGGATCTTGACCGTGATGATCCGCGGGGCGTTCGGGGACATCTCGTCCGGCGTGTCGATCGCTTCCATCATCACGTCGAGGATGTGGAGGCGGGCGTCACGGGCCTGCTTGAGGGCCGCGGCCAGGACGGAGGCCGGGATGCCGTCCAGCTTGGTGTCCAGCTGGAGGGCGGTGACGAACTCCTTGGTGCCGGCGACCTTGAAGTCCATGTCACCGAAGGCGTCCTCCGCACCGAGGATGTCGGTGAGGGCGACGTAGTGCGTCTCGCCGTTGATCTCCTGGGAGATCAGACCCATGGCGATACCGGCGACGGGGGCCTTCAGGGGCACACCCGCGTTCAGCAGCGACATGGTGGAGGCGCAGACCGAGCCCATGGACGTCGAGCCGTTCGAGCTGAGCGCCTCGGACACCTGGCGGATCGCGTAGGGGAACTCCTCGCGCGTCGGCAGGACCGGCACGATGGCGCGCTCGGCGAGGGCGCCGTGGCCGATCTCGCGGCGCTTCGGGGAGCCGACGCGGCCGGTCTCGCCGACGGAGTACGGCGGGAAGTTG belongs to Streptomyces graminofaciens and includes:
- the dapB gene encoding 4-hydroxy-tetrahydrodipicolinate reductase, producing the protein MSKLRVAVLGARGRIGAEAVRAVEAAEDMELVAALSRGDKLETLAETGAQVAVELTTPASVMGNLDFCVRHGIHAVVGTTGWTDERLAQLKGWLDGSPETGVLIAPNFSIGAVLTMKFAQIAAPWFESVEVVELHHPNKVDAPSGTATRTAQLIAEARRAAGTAPAPDATVTALDGARGADVDGVPVHAVRLRGLLAHQEVLLGGEGETLTVRHDSLHHSSFMPGILLGARRVVTTPGLTFGLEHFLDLG
- a CDS encoding M16 family metallopeptidase translates to MTSRSSKATARTSSEARAVARTQTLIKGTGGIGTVRKTTLPGGLRIVTETLPSVRSATFGIWAHVGSRDETPSLNGATHYLEHLLFKGTGSRSALDISSAIDAVGGEMNAFTAKEYTCYYARVLDSDLPLAIDVVCDMLTGSLIREEDVDVERGAILEEIAMTEDDPGDCVHDLFAHTMFGDTPLGRPVLGTVDTVNALTADRIRRFYKKHYDPTHLVVAAAGNVDHNKVVRQVRAAFEKAGALTRADATPIDPRDGRRSLRTAGRVELIGRKTEQAHVVLGMPGLARTDERRWALGVLNTALGGGMSSRLFQEVREKRGLAYSVYSYTSGFADCGLFGVYAGCRPSQVHDVLKICRDELDRVAENGLPDDEIERAIGQLRGSTVLGLEDTGAIMNRIGKSELCWGEQMSVDEMLTRIAMVTPDEIRAVAGEILGQRPSLSVIGPLKDKQASRLHEAVA